One genomic window of Manihot esculenta cultivar AM560-2 chromosome 16, M.esculenta_v8, whole genome shotgun sequence includes the following:
- the LOC110603988 gene encoding uncharacterized protein LOC110603988 encodes MCSNTSLSLSGGGFFDKSGGSCGGCNGGYGVESIFSKKPKRQRVPKRGPGVAELEKILREQEKRPDFDEAKNKGFSLVSSLACSYQPKSPVLPPPNSLPKSVSFSPNPNHFALPTTMFYSNNSNSNPSPLGVGSGSGVALPAHALLPTTWNSCERPTVEVWDPRSASAVQSSTHLSNGSKNQLFPSPSLMQRSQQSSPSSITNLFPHPIVSSSTTSSSTAPSLGREPPSNQTSHHQWTALWPEEDKGPLCICFLLEKKNSKFSPGIFLFGHLENIMRIITKLEEERNVFSLMTMIKLYVQVMIVGAKRSRPFSIEMIPPVPTFRYQVPTFSPQVNRPEPSLACGSRSINNLEPCERTSTSREMKPRSSLEPNTKRSSRTDNEAEVGSFLLLGSPATPSSIQTQRESPTFSSFPFQESNVDSQLRPAQGGCFKKKPLYSFLLPRKQMSMVETSSASNNERLETRGDELDLSLRL; translated from the exons ATGTGCAGCAACACCAGCCTTAGTCTCAGTGGTGGTGGCTTTTTTGATAAGAGTGGTGGCAGTTGTGGTGGCTGTAATGGTGGTTATGGCGTCGAGAGTATATTTTCAAAGAAACCCAAGAGACAACGAGTTCCAAAGAGAGGACCAGGAGTTGCAGAACTGGAGAAGATCTTGAGAGAACAAGAAAAGAGACCTGATTTTGACGAAGCCAAAAATAAAGGGTTCTCTTTAGTTTCATCACTTGCATGTTCTTATCAACCAAAATCTCCAGTTCTTCCTCCACCAAATTCTCTACCTAAATCTGTCTCATTTTCTCCAAATCCTAACCATTTTGCTCTACCAACGACAATGTTTTACAGTAACAATTCTAACAGTAACCCGTCACCCCTAGGAGTTGGATCTGGATCAGGCGTTGCTTTGCCTGCGCATGCATTATTACCCACAACGTGGAATTCTTGTGAGCGGCCTACTGTTGAGGTTTGGGATCCTAGATCAGCTTCTGCGGTTCAATCTTCTACTCATTTGTCAAATGGATCTAAGAATCAATTGTTTCCTTCTCCTAGTTTGATGCAAAGAAGCCAGCAGTCGTCACCATCTTCAATT ACAAATCTTTTTCCACATCCTATTGTGTCATCTTCGACAACCTCGTCTTCTACTGCACCTTCTCTTGGTAGAGAGCCCCCTTCAAACCAAACATCACATCATCAATGGACTGCTTTATGGCCAGAGGAAGACAAG GGTCCATTGTGCATTTGTTTTTTGTTGGAGAAAAAGaactcaaaattttcacctggGATTTTTCTTTTTGGGCATTTGG AAAATATAATGAGGATTATTACCAAATTAGAGGAAGAAAGAAatgttttttctttaatgaCAATGATTAAGCTATATGTGCAAGTAATG ATAGTCGGTGCAAAGAGATCACGGCCATTCTCCATAGAGATGATCCCTCCGGTGCCGACTTTCCGTTATCAGGTTCCTACGTTTTCACCTCAGGTGAACAGACCAGAGCCTTCACTTGCGTGTGGTAGTCGCAGCATAAACAATCTTGAACCGTGTGAGAGAACATCAACATCTAG AGAGATGAAGCCAAGAAGTTCTTTAGAGCCCAACACCAAAAGAAGCAGTAGAACAGATAATGAAGCAGAAGTTGGAAGTTTCCTCTTACTTGGCTCACCAGCAACTCCATCATCAATTCAGACTCAAAGAGAATCACCCACATTTAGTTCTTTCCCTTTTCAG GAAAGCAATGTGGATTCACAGCTTAGACCAGCACAAGGTGGATGCTTTAAGAAGAAACCTCTCTATAGCTTTTTACTTCCCAGAAAGCAAATGAGTATGGTGGAAACAAGCTCTGCTTCAAACAATGAGAGATTAGAAACAAGAGGAGATGAACTTGATCTCAGCCTCAGACTCTGA